CCCCGGCGTAGGTGACCACGAACTGACCGGTCGGGGCCGCGGTCGCGGCCAGGTGCGCGCCGACGGGCACCTGGCCGGGGTCGGAGAGCGCGACCACCGGCTGCGGGGTGAGGCCCGCGAAGGGGACCCGCCACAGCCGCCCGTCGGCGCCGGTGTGGAAGGTCGTGATGCCGTTCGTGCCCGACGCGGCCGCCACGGGTGAGTTCAGCGGGGCCGCGTTGGCCGCGGTGGCCGCGGCGGTCGTCCAGATCGCGATCGGGCCCGCGGGTCCGGCGCCGAGCCGGCCCAGCGAGGTCTGGACGGCCCCGTTGCCCCCGACGTAGGCCACGCCGAACCGGTCGCCCACCCGGAACGCGGCCAGCGGGGTGGACGGCGGCACCGAGCCGGGCGGGACCACGGTCGCGAGCGGTACGGAGATGCCGCCGGACCGGGAGTACGCGGCGTGGTAGATGGCGCCGTTGCCGCCGGTGAAGTAGACGTGGGTCCCGTTCTGGCCCTCGACCGCCGCGATCCGGGCGCCGGGTGCGGCCAGGCCGCCCTGGGGGTGCCGGGTGAAGGCCATGCCGGAGCCGGCGGCGCTGGTGAACCCGGCGACCAGGCCGCCGTGGCTGCCGATGGTGAACAGCGCGACGAGGCCGTCCGACCGCTGGACCGCGGCGAGGTCGCCGCCGGGCGGGCCGATGGCGGTGCCGCTGACGGGGGAGGTGGAGTTGGCGCCGGTGGTGTGGAGCCGGCCGTCGGCGCCGATGTAGAAGCCGGCGGGCGAGGCGGCGGCGGCCCGCGGGTCGGCCGCGGCCGGTCCGGCCAGGCCGATCGGCAGCACCGTGGCCACGCCGCACGCGGCCGCGGCTCTGAGCAGGTCGCGCCGGGCCAGGCCCGCGGACTCACCGTTCGTGGGAATCATGCGGCCACGCTAGGGAGGCCGAATCCCGTCCGGGGCTTTCCGGGACGCGGACGGCTACCGTGAGCCGGGCGGGAACGGTGGCGAGTCGGGTGGGGGCCATGGCGCAGGACTCCAGGCAGGCGTTGGACGCGTTCGTCGACGAGCTCAACCGGTTGCGGCGGTGCGCGGGGGCGCCGTCGTTGAACCAGATCGCCGCATCGGCCACCGCGATCGGCCACCCGCTGGCCCGGTCGACGGTGAGCGACAAGCTGAACGCGAAGTCGTTGCCCGAGTGGGACTTCGTCGTCGCCTTCGTCCGCGCCTGCCTGGCGCACGCCGACCGGGCCGGCTCGCGGGTGCCGGAGGAGCTGGCCGACCTGGCGCGGTGGGACGCCGCGCACTGGGACCTGCTCCGCTCGATCGACGGTGACCGCTCGACCGACCGGCTCGCCGTCGCCGCCCAGGGCGAGGTGCGCCGCCGCCAGGCGCGGTCCCGGTCGCCGGAGCACGACGCGTGGGTGGTGCCGCGGCAGCTGCCCGCGCCGGTGCCCCGCTTCGCCGGCCGGGTCGGGCACCTGGCCCGGTTGGCGGAGCTGGTCGACGACCCCCGGCCGGTGCCGGCGATGGTGATCACCGCGATCGGCGGCACCGCGGGCGTCGGCAAGACCGCGCTCGCGGTGCACTGGGCCAACCAGGTGGCCGACCGCTTCCCCGACGGCCAGCTGTACGTGAACCTGCGCGGCTTCGACGCGGTGTCGTCCCGGGTCGACCCCTCCGTGGCGCTCCGGGGTTTCCTGGAGGCGCTGGGGGTGCCCGGCGAGCGCGTCCCGACCGACCCCGGTGCGCAGACCGGGCTGTACCGGAGCCTGCTGATCGGGCGCCGGGTGCTGGTCCTGCTGGACAACGCCCGGGACGCCGAGCAGGTGCGACCGCTGTTACCGGGCTCGCCGGGCTGCCTCGTGCTGGTCACCAGCCGGCAGCAGATGACGGGGCTGGTCGCGGCGGAGGGCGCGCACCCGGTCGTGCTGGACCTGCTGTCCGACGCCGAGGCGTGGGACATGCTCGCGCTGCGCCTCGGCGCGCGGCGGGTCGAGGCGGAGCCGGGGGCGGTGCGGCGCATCGTCACCGCCTCGGCCGGGCTGCCGCTCGCGCTGGCGGTCGTGGCGGCCCGCGCCCAGACCTTCCCCGGCTTCCCCCTCTCCCGCCTGGCCGACGAGCTGGACGAGGCCAGGTTGGACGGGTTCGCCGACGCCGAGCCCGCGCTGGACATCCGGTTCGTGTTCTCCTGGTCGTGCCGCAGGCTGGAGGCCCCGGCGGCCCGCCTGTTCCGGCTGCTGGGGCTGCACCCGGGCGGCGGGATCGGCCCGCACGCGGCGGCGAGCCTGGCCGGGCAGCCGGTCGCGGAGACGCGGCGCCAACTGGCGGTGCTGGCCCACGCCAACCTGGTCTCCGAGCCGTCGCCGGGCCGGTACGCCATGCACGACCTGCTCCGGGCCTACGCCGCCGAGCAGGCCGAGGTGGTCGAGGGCGCGCCGGGGAGGCGCCGCGCCCTCGTCCGGGTGCTCGACCACTACCTGCACGCCGCCCACGCCGCGGACCTGCTGCTGCACCCGCACCGCGACGCGATCGCGCTGCCGCCCCTCCCGGACGGGGTGACCCTGCCGGTGTTCGCGGGGCGCGAGCAGGCGTGGGCCTGGCTCACCGCCGAGCGCCAGGTGCTGCTCAACGCGATCGACCTCGCCGCCGACGGCTTCGACACCCACGCGTGGCAGCTCGCGTGGTCGATGAGCACCTACCTCGACCGGACGGGTGCCTGGGCCGAGCAGAGCAGGGTCCAGCGGATCGCGGTGGCCGCGGGCGCCCGGCAGGCCGACCCGGACGCGCAGGCGCGGGCCCGGCGCAACTGGGCGGTGGCGTGCCTGCGCCGCAAGCGGTACGCCGAGGCCGACGAGCACCTGCGCCTGGCGCTGGACCTCTACGACGAGCTGGGCGACCACGTCGGTGCCGCCCGGACGGTGCTGAACCTGGGCATCCTCGCCGAGCAGCAGGCCGACTTCCCGGCCGCGCTCGGGCACGCGCAGCGGGCGTTCGACCGCTTCGCGCTGGCCGGTCACGTGCACGGGCAGGCCAACGCGCTCAACAACATCGGCTGGTACCACAGCCGGCTCGGTGACCACGAGAGCGCCCTCGAGCACTGCGGGCGGGCGCTCGCCCTGCAGCAGGAGGTCGGCAACACCTACTGGCAGGCGCACACCTGGGACAGCCTCGGCTCCGCCCACCACCACCTCCGCCGGTACCAGGAGGCGATCCGCTGCTTCGGCCAGGCGCTGGCGCTGTGGCGGGAGACCGGTGAGCGCTTCTTCGAGGCGACCACGTTGACCCACCTCGGCGACTCGCGGCACGCCGTCGGTGACGCCGGGGGCGCGCGGTCGGCGTGGTTGCGGGCCGCCGCCATCCTCGACGAGCTGGCCCACCCCGACGCGGGCCCGGTGCGCGCCCGGCTGCACGACGCACACCGGCCGGACTCCCACCGCCTCGCGCGGTAGGAGCCCGGCCGGGCGCGGGATCAGACCAGGGAGGCCAGCGCGTCCCTGGTGAACGGGGTGACGCCCGCCACGTCGCCCTTCTCGACCTTCCGGGCCCACTCGGGGTCGGCCAGCAGCGCCCGGCCGACGGCGATCAGGTCGAACTCGTCCGCGGCCAGCCGCTCCAGGAGCTGGTCGATGCCCGTGGGCGACGGCGTCTGCCCGGCGAAGGTGGCCAGGAACTCGCCGTCCAGGCCGACCGAGCCGACGGAGATGGTGGGGCGGCCGGTGATCTTCTTGATCCAGCCCGCGAAGTTCAGCTCGGAGCCCTCGAACTCGGGCTGCCAGTAGCGGCGCGTCGAGCCGTGGAAGACGTCCACGCCGGCTTCCGCCAGCGGCGTCAGGATCGCCTCCAGCTCCTGCGGCGTGCGCGCCAGCTTGGCGTCGTAGGCGTTGGGCTTCCACTGGGACAGGCGCAGGACGATCGGGAAGTCGGGCGAGGTCGCGGCGCGCACCGCGGCCACCACCTCGGCGACCAGGCGCGTGCGGGCGACCGGGCTGCCCCCGTAGGCGTCGGTGCGCCGGTTGGTGACCTCCCAGAGGAAGTTGTCGAGCAGGTAGCCGTGGGCGCCGTGCAGCTCCACGCCGTCGAAGCCCAGTCGCCGGGCGGCCGCGGCGGCCTCGGCGAACGCGGTGACCACGGCCTCCAGGTCGGTGGTCGTCGGCACCGGGCCGGCCTCGCCGATCGGGTTGCCGTCCAGGCCCAGGCCCGAGGGGGTGAACACCGGGGCCTCGGGCACGGGCGGCGCGCCGGGCTTGCGGGACGCGCCCACGTGCCACAGCTGCGGGACGATCCGGCCGCCCTCGGCGTGCACGCGCTCGACGACGCGCGCCCAGCCCGCCAGCGCGTCCTCGCCGTGGAAGCGCGGCACGTCGGCGCTCTCGCCGGCGCTGGGGTGCCCGACGTAGGTGCCCTCGGTGACGATCAGGCCGACACCGCCCGCGGCGCGGCGGCCGTAGTAGTCGGCGACGTCCTCGCCCGGGACGCCGCCCGGGGAGAACTGCCTGGTCATGGGGGCCATCACAACGCGGTTCGACAGTTCCAGCGAGCCGGCGGTGAAGGGGCGGAATAGCGGCGCGGTGTCGACGGCGGCGCGCGGGGGCGTGGTCATGTGCATCCTCGGGGGTTGAAGCGGAGCGCTTGCTCCTCTTGACGCTAGCACAAACGGAGCGAGTGCTCCGTTAACTCCCGGGGACGACTATGCTGGGGGTGTGGCCACCGACACGTCGTCCCGTCGACCGCTCCGCGCCGACGCCGAGCGCAACCGCGCCGCGATCATCGAGGCCGCCACCGAGGTGCTCGCCGAGCAGGGCAGCGCCGTGGACGTCCGGGAGATCGCCCAGCGCAGCGGTGTCGGCATGGGCACGCTCTACCGGCACTTCCCGACCAAGGAGGACCTGCTGGGCACCGTCCTCGACCGCGAGTACACCGCCTGGGCGGGCGCGGCGCGCGCGGCGGCCGACGCCACCGACGACCCGCGGGCGGCGCTGGAGGGGTTCTACGAGCACGCGCTGGCGACCCAGGCGTGCCACCGGGCCGTCGTCGAGGCGTACGGGCACAACTGGAACGGCCCGGCCCTGGACTGCGTGCGGCTGCTGCACCCGGTGCTCGACGACCTGCGCACCCGCGCCCAGGACGCCGGCGTGCTGCGCGCCGACGCGACGACCGGCGACCTGGCGCTGCTGCTGGCCACGTTGAGCCACACCGCGCAACTGGTGGGCCACCACGACGCGTGGGTGTGGCGGCGACAGCTGCGCATCGCCCTCGACGGCCTCCGGGCCTCCCACGACACGCCGCTGCCGACGGCGTGACGCCGGCCGTCCCCGGCCGAGGGCTCCTCACCACGACCCCGTGGCCGGGAAATCCTCAGCCGGCGGGCGCGGCGGTGCGCAGTGCGGCCGCCGAGCGGACCAGTGCGGCGATCGCCGGTGAGCGGCTGTCGGCCGGCCAGGCGATCACGGTGGTGACGTCCGGCGCGTCCACGACGGGGACCGCGACGTGGTCGGGCCACTGCCAGGCGCGGCTGGAGGCGGGGATGACGAGCAGGGTCCTGCCCAGCGCCACGAGCTGGGCCAGTTGCGACTGGGTGCGCACCTCCGGTCCGGGACCGTCCGGGTAGGACCCGTCGAGGCGGGGCCACCGCGCGATGGGCAGGTCCGGCACGTGGCTCACCTCGGCCAGGGTGAGCCGGTCGCGCGAGGCGAGCGGGTGCCCGGCCGGGAGGAGCGCGACCTGGCCCTCGACGCAGAGGTCCTCGGTGTCGAACCCGGCGAGGTCGTCGAACGGGCGGTGCATGAGCGCCACGTCGGCGCGCCCCTCGCGCAGCAGCCCGGCCTGCTCGCCGACCTCGCACAGCAGGACTTCGACCGGTGGCGCGCCGGGTTCGCCCGCGAACGCGTCGAGGAGCCGTTGCAGCAGCTCGTGGGACGCCCCGGCTTTCGTCACCAGCACCAGGGGCCGCCCGGGGTCCCCGGCGCGGCGCGTCCGGTGCGCGGCGGCCGTGACCGCGTCGAGGGCCGTCCGGGCCTCGCGGAGCAGCACCCGGCCGGCGTCGGTGAGCACCGCCCCGCCGCGGTCCCGGTCGAGGAGTCGCACGCCGAGCCGCCGCTCCAGTTGCCGGATCGCGCGCGAGAGCGGCGGTTGCGAGATCCCGAGCCGGTCGGCGGCGCGCCCGAAGTGCAGTTCCTCGGCGACGGCGACGAAGTAGCGCAGCTCGCGGGTTTCGAGGTCGACCACGGGCGGAGCCTAATACCCGGCGGGTATCAGGGCGTGCCGGAACGGTCTTGGACGACGGGTGCGCGCGCCGCCGAGGATGGTTCGCGTGAACGACGAGAAGATCGCGCTGGTCACCGGCGCGAACAAGGGGATCGGTTTCGCCGTCGCGCAGGGCTTGGGGGCGATCGGTTTCAGGGTCGCGGTGGGCGCGCGGGACGACGCCAGGCGGGAGGAGTCCGTCGAGCGCCTGCGCGCCGCGGGCGTCGACGCGTTCGGGGTGGCGCTGGACGTCACCTCGGACGACAGCGCCGCCGCGGCGGCGGCGA
This portion of the Saccharothrix syringae genome encodes:
- a CDS encoding ATP-binding protein → MAQDSRQALDAFVDELNRLRRCAGAPSLNQIAASATAIGHPLARSTVSDKLNAKSLPEWDFVVAFVRACLAHADRAGSRVPEELADLARWDAAHWDLLRSIDGDRSTDRLAVAAQGEVRRRQARSRSPEHDAWVVPRQLPAPVPRFAGRVGHLARLAELVDDPRPVPAMVITAIGGTAGVGKTALAVHWANQVADRFPDGQLYVNLRGFDAVSSRVDPSVALRGFLEALGVPGERVPTDPGAQTGLYRSLLIGRRVLVLLDNARDAEQVRPLLPGSPGCLVLVTSRQQMTGLVAAEGAHPVVLDLLSDAEAWDMLALRLGARRVEAEPGAVRRIVTASAGLPLALAVVAARAQTFPGFPLSRLADELDEARLDGFADAEPALDIRFVFSWSCRRLEAPAARLFRLLGLHPGGGIGPHAAASLAGQPVAETRRQLAVLAHANLVSEPSPGRYAMHDLLRAYAAEQAEVVEGAPGRRRALVRVLDHYLHAAHAADLLLHPHRDAIALPPLPDGVTLPVFAGREQAWAWLTAERQVLLNAIDLAADGFDTHAWQLAWSMSTYLDRTGAWAEQSRVQRIAVAAGARQADPDAQARARRNWAVACLRRKRYAEADEHLRLALDLYDELGDHVGAARTVLNLGILAEQQADFPAALGHAQRAFDRFALAGHVHGQANALNNIGWYHSRLGDHESALEHCGRALALQQEVGNTYWQAHTWDSLGSAHHHLRRYQEAIRCFGQALALWRETGERFFEATTLTHLGDSRHAVGDAGGARSAWLRAAAILDELAHPDAGPVRARLHDAHRPDSHRLAR
- a CDS encoding NADH:flavin oxidoreductase, which gives rise to MTTPPRAAVDTAPLFRPFTAGSLELSNRVVMAPMTRQFSPGGVPGEDVADYYGRRAAGGVGLIVTEGTYVGHPSAGESADVPRFHGEDALAGWARVVERVHAEGGRIVPQLWHVGASRKPGAPPVPEAPVFTPSGLGLDGNPIGEAGPVPTTTDLEAVVTAFAEAAAAARRLGFDGVELHGAHGYLLDNFLWEVTNRRTDAYGGSPVARTRLVAEVVAAVRAATSPDFPIVLRLSQWKPNAYDAKLARTPQELEAILTPLAEAGVDVFHGSTRRYWQPEFEGSELNFAGWIKKITGRPTISVGSVGLDGEFLATFAGQTPSPTGIDQLLERLAADEFDLIAVGRALLADPEWARKVEKGDVAGVTPFTRDALASLV
- a CDS encoding TetR/AcrR family transcriptional regulator; the encoded protein is MATDTSSRRPLRADAERNRAAIIEAATEVLAEQGSAVDVREIAQRSGVGMGTLYRHFPTKEDLLGTVLDREYTAWAGAARAAADATDDPRAALEGFYEHALATQACHRAVVEAYGHNWNGPALDCVRLLHPVLDDLRTRAQDAGVLRADATTGDLALLLATLSHTAQLVGHHDAWVWRRQLRIALDGLRASHDTPLPTA
- a CDS encoding LysR family transcriptional regulator translates to MVDLETRELRYFVAVAEELHFGRAADRLGISQPPLSRAIRQLERRLGVRLLDRDRGGAVLTDAGRVLLREARTALDAVTAAAHRTRRAGDPGRPLVLVTKAGASHELLQRLLDAFAGEPGAPPVEVLLCEVGEQAGLLREGRADVALMHRPFDDLAGFDTEDLCVEGQVALLPAGHPLASRDRLTLAEVSHVPDLPIARWPRLDGSYPDGPGPEVRTQSQLAQLVALGRTLLVIPASSRAWQWPDHVAVPVVDAPDVTTVIAWPADSRSPAIAALVRSAAALRTAAPAG